The proteins below are encoded in one region of Paenarthrobacter ilicis:
- a CDS encoding hotdog fold thioesterase, translating into MVETTLSGASHQILTNDYASEWMGIEVLTVDDGHATIRMSLRQEMLNGFGMAHGGMIFAFGDTAFALACNPASPTPQEAANITVASGVDINFIKPAYQGQVITAVANRRASTGRSGLYDIQIFAASPDEAPSSEAPGELIAEFRGRSRTITKK; encoded by the coding sequence ATGGTTGAAACAACCCTCTCCGGTGCTTCGCACCAGATCCTGACGAACGACTACGCGTCCGAATGGATGGGCATCGAAGTCCTCACCGTCGACGACGGGCACGCCACCATCCGCATGTCCCTCCGCCAGGAAATGCTCAACGGATTCGGCATGGCACACGGCGGAATGATCTTCGCCTTCGGCGACACCGCCTTCGCGCTGGCCTGCAACCCAGCCAGCCCCACGCCACAGGAAGCCGCCAACATCACGGTAGCGTCCGGCGTCGACATCAACTTCATCAAGCCGGCCTACCAAGGCCAGGTGATCACCGCCGTCGCAAACCGCCGCGCAAGTACAGGCCGCAGCGGCCTGTACGACATCCAAATTTTCGCGGCATCCCCTGACGAAGCCCCCTCCTCCGAGGCGCCCGGCGAACTCATTGCCGAGTTCCGTGGCCGCAGCCGCACCATCACCAAGAAGTAG
- the paaK gene encoding phenylacetate--CoA ligase PaaK has translation MTQNTVAAPATSAQAGASELDREETISRDELEALQLTRLQHTVAYAYDRVPLYKRKFDEAGVHPTDLRELSDLGKFPYTTKEDLRLEYPFGMFAVPQDQVARIHASSGTTGRPTVVGYTKNDLANWATLVARSFRASGVRPGMKVHNAYGYGLFTGGLGAHAGAEALGCTVIPISGGQTERQIQLIQDFKPDAILATPTYLLTIADAMAQMGIDPTSTSLKYAVLGAEPWTEEMRHELEVTMNIKASDIYGLSEVMGPGVAGEAVETQDGCHIWEDHFRPEIIDPFDHTRVLGDGEPGELVFTSLTKEALPIIRYRTKDLTRLLPGTARPAHRRMGRITGRSDDMIILRGVNLFPSQIEEIALRIPELSPHFQLEITRPEGKRMDSLTVRIERRETVTTEASTTAAHTLREQIKIHVGSSCVVDVVEPGSLERSNGKLRRIYDLRPKA, from the coding sequence ATGACGCAGAACACCGTGGCAGCACCCGCCACCTCCGCCCAGGCCGGCGCCTCCGAACTGGACCGTGAGGAAACCATCTCCCGCGACGAACTCGAAGCCCTCCAACTCACCCGCCTCCAGCACACCGTGGCCTACGCCTACGATCGCGTGCCACTGTACAAGCGGAAGTTCGACGAAGCCGGCGTCCACCCCACGGATCTGCGTGAACTGAGCGACCTCGGCAAGTTCCCGTACACCACCAAAGAAGACCTCCGGCTGGAGTACCCGTTCGGCATGTTCGCGGTTCCCCAGGACCAGGTGGCACGCATCCACGCGAGCTCCGGCACCACCGGCCGCCCCACCGTGGTGGGCTACACCAAAAACGACCTCGCCAACTGGGCCACCCTGGTGGCCCGCTCCTTCCGCGCCTCCGGCGTACGGCCCGGCATGAAGGTCCACAACGCCTACGGTTACGGCCTGTTTACCGGCGGACTCGGCGCACACGCCGGCGCCGAAGCACTGGGCTGCACCGTCATCCCCATCTCCGGCGGCCAGACCGAACGCCAGATCCAGCTCATCCAGGACTTCAAGCCGGACGCCATCCTGGCCACGCCCACGTACCTGCTGACCATCGCCGACGCCATGGCCCAGATGGGGATCGACCCCACGTCCACGTCCCTCAAATACGCGGTGCTGGGCGCCGAGCCGTGGACCGAAGAAATGCGCCACGAACTCGAAGTCACCATGAACATCAAGGCCTCGGACATCTACGGGCTCTCCGAAGTCATGGGCCCGGGCGTCGCCGGCGAAGCAGTGGAAACGCAGGACGGCTGCCACATCTGGGAGGACCACTTCCGCCCGGAGATCATCGACCCGTTCGACCACACGCGCGTCCTGGGGGATGGCGAACCGGGCGAGCTGGTGTTCACCTCCCTCACCAAGGAAGCGCTGCCGATCATCCGGTACCGCACCAAGGACCTCACCCGTCTTCTCCCCGGCACGGCCCGCCCCGCCCACCGCCGCATGGGCCGCATCACCGGCCGCAGCGATGACATGATCATCCTCCGCGGCGTGAACCTCTTCCCGTCACAAATCGAGGAAATCGCCCTGCGCATCCCGGAGCTGAGTCCGCACTTCCAGTTGGAAATCACACGGCCCGAAGGCAAGCGCATGGACTCGCTGACAGTCCGGATCGAGCGCCGCGAAACAGTCACCACCGAGGCAAGCACGACGGCGGCCCACACCTTGCGGGAGCAGATCAAGATTCACGTTGGGTCATCCTGCGTAGTTGACGTTGTGGAGCCGGGTTCACTGGAGAGGTCCAACGGCAAGCTCCGCCGCATCTACGATCTCCGTCCCAAGGCCTGA
- a CDS encoding TetR/AcrR family transcriptional regulator encodes MPTETTTKRGRPGYDQQSVLRIAVDVFNRHGYDATSMGILAENLGISKSAIYHHVPSKGDLLKLALDHALGGLEAILEEPSATSGPADARLEFVLRQTIAVLVDRLPFVTLLLRLRGNTEIERDALERRRAFDHKVAALISAAREDGSLRQDIDPRTVTRLLFGTINSIVEWYKPGGSLSPEKLADDVITMAFDGLHTT; translated from the coding sequence ATGCCTACTGAGACCACCACCAAGCGCGGACGGCCCGGTTACGACCAGCAGTCCGTGCTCCGCATCGCCGTCGACGTCTTCAACCGCCACGGATACGACGCAACGTCCATGGGCATCCTGGCCGAGAACCTTGGGATCTCCAAGTCAGCCATCTACCACCACGTGCCGTCCAAGGGCGATCTCCTGAAGCTCGCCCTGGACCACGCACTGGGCGGGCTGGAGGCGATCCTCGAGGAGCCGTCTGCTACCTCCGGGCCTGCCGATGCGCGTCTGGAGTTTGTGCTGCGGCAGACCATTGCCGTGCTGGTGGACCGGCTGCCGTTCGTCACCCTGCTGCTGCGCCTGCGGGGCAACACCGAGATTGAACGCGATGCCCTGGAACGGCGGCGCGCCTTCGACCACAAGGTGGCTGCCCTGATCTCCGCTGCTCGGGAGGATGGGTCCCTCCGGCAGGACATCGATCCCCGCACCGTCACAAGGCTGCTGTTCGGCACCATCAACTCGATTGTGGAGTGGTACAAGCCCGGCGGCTCGCTGTCCCCGGAGAAGCTCGCGGACGACGTGATCACCATGGCGTTCGACGGCCTCCACACCACCTGA
- the paaZ gene encoding phenylacetic acid degradation bifunctional protein PaaZ, producing MTTTAVAPETTAVDTVPSYVQDSWWTPGQDAKTVPVRDASTGELLANVSTDGLDLSAVVHYGRTTGQTELGKLTFHQRALKLKELAMYLNGRRQELYASSLQSGATKIDNMIDIDGGIGVLFTFGSKGRRELPNSQVIVDGPMETLSKDGSFVAEHIYTRIPGVAVQINAFNFPVWGMLEKFAPSFLAGVPTIVKPATPTGYVAEAAVRAIIESGILPAGALQLISGSARTLLDELDYRDLVSFTGSASTAKSLKSHPNVVQGGVRFTSETDSLNAAILGPDAVPGTPEFDAFIKSVVTEMTVKAGQKCTAIRRVIVPQALTADVAAAVGARINERVVVGDPRAEGVTMGALASLDQLADVRAAVQSMLDAGGELAYGSLDSPSVTSVGGAVGVVEDGAFMSPVLLSWTDAEAEEVHSLEAFGPVSSVIGYSDIADAIRLAAKGSGSLVASVCTNDPAVAQELVLGIAAHHGRVHMLNREDARSSTGHGSPVPHLVHGGPGRAGGGEELGGIRSVLHHMQRTAIQGSPNMLTAVTGVWHTGADRNFTVETEGEHPFRKHLSTLRIGDAVRSELREVKLEDITAFANSTGDTFYAHTNQEAAEANPFFPGIVAHGYLLLSWAAGLFVEPAPGPVLANYGLENLRFITPVAAGDSIRVTLTAKKITPRETDEYGEVAWDAVLTNQNDEIVATYDVLTLVEK from the coding sequence ATGACCACTACTGCAGTCGCCCCGGAAACCACAGCCGTTGACACCGTGCCCAGCTATGTCCAGGATTCCTGGTGGACCCCCGGCCAGGATGCCAAGACCGTCCCGGTCCGTGATGCCAGCACTGGAGAACTCCTGGCGAACGTCAGCACAGACGGGCTGGACCTGTCCGCCGTCGTACATTACGGCCGCACCACCGGCCAAACTGAACTCGGGAAGCTGACTTTCCACCAGCGCGCCCTCAAGCTCAAAGAGCTTGCCATGTACCTCAACGGCCGCCGCCAGGAACTGTATGCATCGTCGCTGCAGTCCGGCGCCACCAAGATCGACAACATGATCGATATTGACGGCGGCATCGGCGTTCTCTTCACGTTCGGCTCCAAGGGCCGGCGCGAACTGCCCAACTCGCAGGTGATCGTGGATGGTCCCATGGAGACCCTTTCCAAGGACGGCTCGTTCGTGGCCGAGCACATCTACACCCGCATCCCGGGCGTGGCTGTGCAGATCAACGCCTTCAATTTCCCCGTCTGGGGCATGCTGGAGAAGTTCGCGCCATCGTTCCTGGCCGGCGTTCCCACCATTGTGAAGCCCGCGACGCCCACCGGATACGTGGCTGAGGCTGCGGTGCGGGCCATCATCGAATCCGGCATCCTTCCCGCCGGCGCCCTCCAGCTGATTTCAGGTTCGGCCCGCACGCTCCTGGACGAGCTGGACTACCGCGACCTCGTGTCCTTCACCGGCTCGGCGTCGACGGCCAAGTCCCTCAAGTCCCACCCCAACGTGGTTCAGGGCGGAGTCCGTTTCACCTCCGAGACCGACTCGCTCAACGCCGCCATCCTTGGCCCCGATGCCGTGCCTGGAACGCCGGAATTCGACGCTTTCATCAAATCGGTCGTCACCGAGATGACGGTCAAGGCCGGCCAGAAGTGCACCGCGATTCGCCGTGTGATCGTGCCCCAGGCGCTGACCGCCGACGTCGCGGCCGCCGTCGGAGCCCGCATTAACGAGCGCGTTGTGGTCGGCGACCCCCGCGCTGAAGGCGTCACCATGGGCGCTTTGGCCTCGCTCGATCAGCTCGCCGACGTTCGGGCTGCTGTTCAGTCAATGCTCGACGCCGGTGGGGAACTTGCGTACGGATCTCTCGATTCGCCGTCGGTCACCTCGGTCGGGGGAGCCGTGGGCGTTGTGGAAGATGGCGCGTTCATGTCTCCGGTCCTCCTGAGCTGGACCGATGCGGAAGCTGAGGAAGTGCACTCGCTGGAGGCCTTCGGTCCCGTTTCCTCGGTGATCGGATACTCGGATATTGCCGATGCAATCCGCTTGGCGGCCAAGGGTTCGGGCTCGCTGGTTGCCTCGGTCTGCACCAACGATCCCGCCGTGGCGCAGGAACTGGTGTTGGGAATCGCGGCCCACCACGGTCGCGTCCACATGCTGAACCGCGAGGACGCCCGCTCGTCCACCGGCCACGGTTCGCCCGTGCCGCACCTGGTCCACGGTGGGCCGGGTCGCGCCGGCGGTGGCGAGGAACTGGGTGGCATCCGCTCTGTCCTGCACCACATGCAGCGCACCGCGATCCAGGGTTCGCCCAACATGCTTACCGCCGTCACTGGTGTTTGGCACACGGGAGCGGACCGAAACTTCACTGTGGAAACTGAAGGCGAGCACCCCTTCCGGAAGCACTTGTCCACGTTGCGGATCGGTGATGCCGTGCGTTCCGAGCTCCGGGAAGTGAAGCTGGAGGACATCACGGCCTTCGCAAACTCCACGGGCGATACCTTCTATGCGCACACCAACCAGGAAGCGGCGGAAGCCAACCCGTTCTTCCCGGGCATCGTTGCCCACGGCTATTTGCTGCTCAGCTGGGCTGCGGGATTGTTCGTTGAGCCCGCTCCGGGCCCCGTCCTGGCCAACTACGGACTGGAGAACCTGCGTTTCATCACCCCTGTAGCCGCCGGCGATTCCATCCGGGTCACCCTGACCGCCAAGAAGATCACGCCGCGTGAAACCGATGAGTACGGCGAGGTTGCCTGGGATGCCGTGCTGACCAACCAGAATGACGAAATCGTGGCCACCTACGACGTCCTCACCCTCGTCGAAAAGTAG
- a CDS encoding glycosyltransferase family 2 protein — translation MSHGARVTIVTRTKNRPVFLARALDDIFGQTFQDFELVIVNDGGNPADVDHLTSQRSEVERNRITTLHHPESVGMEAASNAGVKAGSGEFVVIHDDDDFWAPDFLASTVAYLDQPTQAEETGVMVRTEIVIEELVDGAIEPVRREIFWADMRQITLADMLKINRAVPISFLYRRSLHDAVGYYNEELPVVGDWEFHLRVLSHARVGFLDGEPLAFWSQRPESAGHDGNSIFAKAAEHAHYDALVRDQHLREGVAQNGFGPLLYLTQVLAGQEELILAQQRRLDETNDKLDRVLERLDALNHAAADMRQTVIDRTSVGEFLKKPLLLAKKFTSR, via the coding sequence ATGAGCCATGGCGCCCGCGTCACCATTGTGACCCGAACCAAGAACCGCCCCGTCTTCCTCGCCCGTGCGTTGGATGACATTTTCGGTCAAACCTTCCAGGATTTCGAGCTCGTCATTGTCAACGACGGCGGCAACCCGGCCGACGTCGATCACCTCACCTCCCAGCGGAGCGAGGTTGAGCGGAACCGCATCACCACGTTGCACCACCCGGAATCGGTGGGCATGGAGGCGGCGTCGAACGCGGGCGTGAAAGCGGGTTCGGGCGAATTTGTGGTGATTCATGATGACGACGACTTCTGGGCGCCCGACTTCCTGGCCAGCACCGTTGCGTACCTCGATCAGCCCACGCAGGCGGAGGAAACCGGTGTGATGGTCCGGACGGAGATCGTCATCGAGGAACTGGTTGATGGTGCCATCGAGCCGGTTCGCCGGGAGATCTTCTGGGCGGACATGCGCCAGATCACCCTTGCGGACATGCTGAAGATCAACAGGGCCGTCCCTATTTCCTTCCTGTACCGCCGCAGCCTCCATGACGCCGTGGGTTACTACAACGAGGAACTGCCGGTGGTGGGGGACTGGGAGTTCCATTTGCGCGTCCTGAGCCACGCCCGCGTGGGATTCCTGGACGGCGAACCGCTGGCCTTCTGGTCCCAGCGCCCTGAATCCGCGGGTCATGATGGCAACAGCATTTTTGCGAAGGCCGCGGAGCACGCCCACTACGACGCCCTGGTCCGGGACCAGCACCTCCGCGAAGGGGTGGCGCAAAACGGCTTCGGCCCCCTGCTGTACCTCACGCAAGTACTGGCCGGGCAGGAAGAACTGATCCTGGCCCAGCAGCGGAGGTTGGACGAAACCAATGACAAGCTGGATCGCGTTCTGGAGCGCCTGGACGCCCTCAACCATGCGGCCGCTGACATGAGACAGACCGTGATTGACAGGACCAGCGTGGGGGAGTTCCTCAAAAAGCCCCTGCTGCTGGCGAAGAAGTTCACCTCCCGCTAG
- a CDS encoding tyrosine-protein phosphatase: MDETTSTHQRIHWDGAVNAWRIAGDLYRMGRHEWVTETGWRQMYDDGVRTVIDLRAARELTPRESDSEVPDAVMARIDVVHCPTEDPDHSRFAELFGHYLKEPEQYADYLHLFADKIAAVFKAIAASPGKVVVHCSAGRDRSGVIALMLQRLAGYSNEEIIHGYELAARGINERHRTHGAPHAHDPYLSDAELEELLTQRRSSLQSFLDSLDPGQFLSAHGVSGPELAAIRSKVDGHGAATMQS; this comes from the coding sequence ATGGATGAGACCACCTCCACCCATCAACGGATCCACTGGGACGGCGCCGTCAATGCCTGGCGGATCGCCGGTGACCTCTACCGGATGGGCCGCCATGAGTGGGTCACTGAAACCGGGTGGCGGCAGATGTACGACGACGGCGTCCGCACCGTGATCGATCTCCGCGCCGCACGGGAACTGACGCCGCGCGAGTCAGACTCCGAGGTGCCGGATGCAGTGATGGCGCGCATCGACGTCGTCCATTGCCCCACGGAAGATCCGGACCACAGCCGGTTCGCCGAGCTGTTCGGGCACTACCTGAAGGAACCGGAGCAGTACGCCGACTACCTGCACTTGTTCGCTGACAAGATCGCCGCGGTGTTCAAGGCCATCGCGGCCTCTCCGGGCAAAGTGGTGGTGCACTGCTCTGCCGGGCGGGACCGCAGCGGAGTGATCGCACTGATGCTGCAGCGCCTGGCCGGGTACAGCAATGAGGAGATCATCCACGGGTACGAGCTTGCCGCGAGGGGGATCAACGAGAGGCACCGCACCCATGGCGCGCCGCACGCCCACGACCCCTACCTGTCCGACGCCGAGCTTGAAGAATTGCTGACCCAGCGCCGGTCCAGCCTCCAGTCGTTCCTCGATTCACTGGACCCCGGGCAGTTCCTGTCAGCACATGGTGTCAGCGGCCCGGAACTGGCAGCCATACGTTCCAAAGTGGACGGCCACGGCGCTGCTACCATGCAGAGTTGA
- a CDS encoding GNAT family N-acetyltransferase, with translation MTSFEPITLTGRLVTLEPLSQDHHDGLVEAARDGDLWKLWYTSVPTPEGMAAEIQRRLDLHGKGSMQPFATRSNATGKLIGMTTYMNIDAVTPRVEIGSTWNAASAQGTGTNPDSKLLLLRHAFETLGCPAVEFRTHFLNHQSRAAIARLGAKQDGVLRNHSRSADGALRDTVVFSILEHEWPAVRNGLEYRLAKYGA, from the coding sequence GTGACTTCTTTTGAACCCATCACCCTCACCGGCAGGCTCGTTACCTTGGAACCGCTGAGCCAGGACCACCATGACGGCCTGGTTGAGGCGGCACGCGACGGCGATCTGTGGAAGCTCTGGTACACGTCCGTGCCCACGCCCGAGGGCATGGCTGCGGAGATCCAGCGGCGCCTCGACCTTCACGGCAAGGGGTCCATGCAGCCCTTCGCCACGCGGTCCAACGCCACGGGGAAACTCATTGGCATGACCACTTACATGAATATCGACGCCGTGACACCCCGCGTGGAGATCGGTTCCACCTGGAATGCGGCGTCTGCGCAGGGAACGGGAACCAACCCGGACTCCAAGCTGCTGCTCCTGCGGCATGCGTTTGAGACCCTGGGCTGCCCGGCCGTGGAATTCCGCACCCACTTCCTGAACCATCAGTCCCGGGCTGCAATTGCACGGCTCGGGGCAAAGCAGGACGGTGTGCTCCGCAACCACTCCCGGTCTGCCGACGGCGCGCTGCGGGATACCGTGGTGTTCTCCATCCTGGAGCACGAGTGGCCCGCGGTGCGCAACGGCTTGGAGTACCGGTTGGCCAAGTACGGAGCGTAG
- a CDS encoding 3-hydroxyacyl-CoA dehydrogenase family protein, which produces MSTTSTTPPVAGVPHVVGVLGGGRMGAGIAHAFLTKGATVIVVERDHEAAAGAQGRVAEAVAKSAERGTLSEAPEAAMARFSTSTDYASFTHCGLVVEAVPEDYQLKVTALKAVEDNLSADAFLASNTSSLSVTDLAKELRRPANFVGLHFFNPVPASTLIEVVLAQQTSPELAAAAKSWTEALGKTAVVVNDAPGFASSRLGVAIALEAMRMVEEGVASAEDIDAAMVLGYKHPTGPLKTTDIVGLDVRLGIAEYLHSTLGDRFAPPQILRDKVARGELGRKTGKGFFDWNG; this is translated from the coding sequence ATGAGCACCACATCCACCACCCCGCCCGTTGCAGGAGTGCCCCACGTAGTCGGTGTCCTGGGCGGCGGCCGGATGGGTGCCGGGATCGCCCACGCGTTCCTCACCAAGGGCGCCACCGTGATCGTGGTGGAACGTGACCACGAGGCAGCCGCCGGTGCCCAAGGCCGTGTGGCCGAGGCCGTGGCCAAATCCGCGGAACGGGGAACCCTGAGCGAGGCTCCCGAGGCAGCCATGGCACGGTTCAGCACCTCCACGGACTACGCATCCTTCACCCACTGCGGCCTGGTGGTGGAAGCCGTGCCGGAGGACTACCAACTCAAAGTCACGGCACTGAAAGCCGTGGAGGACAACCTCTCAGCGGACGCGTTCCTCGCCTCCAATACTTCCTCGCTCTCCGTGACGGACCTCGCCAAGGAACTCCGGCGCCCTGCCAACTTTGTGGGATTGCACTTCTTCAACCCGGTGCCTGCTTCCACCCTGATCGAAGTGGTGCTGGCCCAACAGACCTCACCCGAACTCGCTGCAGCGGCGAAAAGCTGGACCGAGGCACTCGGCAAGACCGCCGTCGTCGTCAATGACGCGCCCGGTTTTGCGTCCTCACGGCTGGGCGTTGCCATTGCCTTGGAGGCGATGCGCATGGTGGAGGAAGGCGTCGCGTCTGCCGAAGACATCGATGCCGCGATGGTGCTGGGCTACAAGCACCCCACCGGTCCGTTGAAGACCACGGACATTGTGGGGCTGGACGTGCGGCTGGGCATCGCAGAATACCTGCACTCCACCCTGGGCGACCGGTTTGCGCCGCCGCAGATCCTGCGGGACAAAGTAGCGCGCGGCGAGCTGGGCCGGAAGACGGGCAAGGGCTTCTTCGACTGGAACGGCTGA